A genomic stretch from Acidobacteriota bacterium includes:
- a CDS encoding glyoxalase produces the protein MEPIIDHIEITVRDMRVAAPFYDKLLPLLGFDLKNRNSAVLDDHELHVVEYLHPRLGFAINSPRSAFRTDAVNRRRPGALHHLAFRAKSRAEVDRLHREVSTIGAEIVSPPREYPEYVPPGYYALFFKDLEGIKYEIVHTP, from the coding sequence ATGGAACCGATCATCGACCATATCGAGATTACCGTGCGCGACATGCGCGTCGCTGCGCCGTTCTACGACAAGCTGCTTCCGCTCCTGGGCTTCGATCTCAAGAACCGGAACAGCGCCGTGCTGGACGATCACGAGCTGCACGTCGTCGAGTACCTGCACCCGCGGTTGGGGTTCGCCATCAATTCGCCGAGGAGCGCTTTTCGGACCGATGCGGTCAATCGCCGCAGGCCCGGCGCGCTGCATCACCTTGCATTCAGGGCGAAGTCCCGCGCCGAGGTCGATCGGCTGCACCGCGAGGTGTCGACGATCGGAGCCGAGATCGTGAGCCCGCCGCGGGAGTACCCGGAGTACGTGCCGCCGGGCTACTATGCGCTCTTCTTCAAGGACCTCGAGGGCATCAAGTACGAGATCGTCCACACGCCGTAG
- a CDS encoding GNAT family N-acetyltransferase, translating into MWRIVCARNAGCRMSVTIRSADVADAEAIATVHTAGLQASYRPLIPDRIAHLVLDPPEVAPRVPGWRRCLERPRVSTTLVACDGSAVVGFCTLRSAPGVRAAGATGEIWALFVHPSHWRRGAGRLLCERSLADAGARGFTGVELWELESNETARQFFHSMGFRADGETRILLERAGCSLRELRYRRTTPPAAGSR; encoded by the coding sequence ATGTGGCGCATCGTCTGCGCAAGAAATGCAGGATGCCGAATGAGCGTCACGATCCGCAGCGCCGACGTCGCCGATGCCGAGGCCATTGCGACGGTGCACACCGCCGGCCTGCAGGCTTCCTATCGACCGCTGATTCCCGATCGGATCGCGCATCTCGTCCTGGACCCTCCGGAGGTGGCGCCCCGCGTTCCCGGGTGGAGACGATGCCTCGAGCGACCCCGGGTCAGCACCACCCTCGTGGCCTGCGACGGCTCCGCGGTGGTGGGGTTCTGCACGCTGCGTTCGGCGCCCGGCGTCCGCGCGGCGGGCGCGACCGGCGAAATCTGGGCGCTCTTCGTGCACCCCTCGCATTGGCGTCGAGGCGCAGGCCGGCTGCTGTGCGAGCGGTCGCTGGCGGACGCCGGGGCCCGAGGTTTCACCGGGGTGGAGCTCTGGGAGCTGGAGTCGAACGAGACGGCGCGGCAGTTCTTCCATTCGATGGGCTTCCGTGCCGACGGCGAGACGCGGATCCTTCTGGAACGCGCCGGCTGTTCGCTCCGCGAGCTGCGATACCGGCGAACGACGCCGCCGGCGGCAGGCTCCCGCTGA
- a CDS encoding homoserine kinase: protein MARSCTPSRSRRSRRARKNPSRPVDSEPFRRSIPYSRSTSSRASNAAWRIGPTRSTWASVRPSRVRVAWNWSRNCSTASAPPACGEGAVGSLSAASAAEQAIAATMMIATLALVLMTSGYHTAAAEPSACAIIDNHRMPDRVRVFGPATASNLGPGFDVLGLALERPGDLVEAEFRDEPGVEIVEVTGADSLNTNPRENVVGIAAAAALELLRAADRGVRLWLHKRMPLGSGLGSSAASSVGGAVAVDALFGGVLSTDDLVACALRGEAAASGTAHADNVAPSVLGGIVLIRAADPLDLIRLPVPEPLRVVLVHPHAQVLTAEARRLVAERRFTIGQAVANLGNVAALVTALHSGDLALLGRSIQDALVEPVRAPLVPAFDEVKRAALDAGALGCSISGSGPSVLAFADSDAMAAAVADAMQATFAAAGLESDRYVGPVNTAGACVLA, encoded by the coding sequence ATGGCTCGCTCCTGCACGCCATCGAGATCGCGACGCAGCCGGCGGGCCCGGAAGAACCCGAGTCGGCCGGTGGATTCCGAACCGTTCCGCAGGTCGATCCCGTATTCGCGGAGCACCTCGAGCCGGGCCTCGAACGCGGCCTGGAGGATCGGTCCGACCCGCTCGACCTGGGCATCGGTCAGGCCGAGCCGGGTGCGGGTTGCCTGGAACTGGAGCCGAAACTGTTCGACCGCCTCCGCCCCACCCGCCTGCGGTGAAGGCGCCGTCGGCTCCCTCTCCGCCGCGAGCGCCGCGGAGCAGGCGATTGCCGCGACGATGATGATCGCCACGCTGGCCCTGGTACTCATGACCTCAGGGTACCATACGGCCGCAGCCGAACCGTCTGCTTGCGCCATCATCGATAATCACCGGATGCCCGACCGCGTTCGTGTCTTCGGCCCGGCCACCGCCTCCAACCTCGGTCCCGGCTTCGACGTGCTGGGTCTGGCCCTCGAACGCCCCGGCGACCTCGTCGAGGCCGAGTTCCGCGACGAGCCGGGCGTGGAGATCGTCGAGGTGACCGGCGCCGACTCGCTCAACACCAACCCGCGCGAGAACGTGGTCGGCATCGCCGCCGCCGCGGCGCTCGAACTGTTGCGGGCCGCTGACCGCGGCGTCCGTCTGTGGTTGCACAAGCGGATGCCCCTCGGCAGCGGTCTCGGCAGCTCGGCCGCCAGCAGTGTCGGAGGCGCCGTGGCGGTCGATGCGTTGTTCGGCGGCGTGCTCTCGACCGACGACCTCGTTGCCTGCGCCCTGCGCGGGGAGGCGGCGGCTTCCGGCACCGCGCACGCCGACAACGTGGCGCCCAGCGTGCTAGGCGGCATCGTCCTCATCCGCGCCGCCGACCCGTTGGACCTGATCCGGCTGCCGGTGCCCGAACCCCTCCGCGTCGTGCTCGTCCACCCCCACGCGCAGGTGCTCACCGCCGAGGCGCGGCGGCTGGTGGCCGAGCGGCGGTTCACCATCGGGCAGGCGGTCGCCAATCTCGGCAACGTCGCGGCGCTGGTCACGGCGCTGCACAGCGGGGACCTGGCCCTGCTTGGCCGCAGCATCCAGGATGCGCTGGTGGAGCCGGTTCGTGCGCCCCTCGTGCCTGCCTTCGACGAGGTCAAGCGGGCCGCGCTCGACGCCGGCGCGCTCGGTTGCTCCATTTCCGGCTCGGGGCCGAGCGTGCTCGCCTTCGCCGACTCGGATGCCATGGCCGCGGCCGTGGCCGACGCGATGCAGGCGACGTTCGCGGCGGCCGGTCTCGAGAGCGACCGCTACGTCGGGCCGGTCAACACCGCCGGCGCTTGCGTCCTGGCGTGA
- a CDS encoding type II toxin-antitoxin system VapC family toxin translates to MLRPFRARQASCRRSSVPWAAIIPPATSTRCSPTSSAAVIFVDSNVPMYLVGAHHPNRDRVAEFLGAHAASDYVTSAEVYQEIVHHYVAVDRRAAIADAFRLLDDLVTTVFPIVREDVSVAHTIANEQHALSARDCLHLAVMERRGVKTALTCDTAFALRPGIECVP, encoded by the coding sequence ATGCTCAGGCCGTTCCGAGCCCGGCAAGCAAGCTGCAGGCGCTCGAGCGTGCCCTGGGCTGCAATCATCCCACCGGCGACATCGACGAGATGCTCTCCGACATCGAGCGCGGCCGTGATCTTCGTTGACTCCAACGTGCCGATGTACCTGGTAGGTGCGCACCACCCGAATCGGGACCGGGTCGCGGAGTTCCTCGGGGCGCACGCCGCCAGCGACTACGTCACGAGTGCGGAGGTGTATCAGGAGATCGTGCACCACTACGTTGCCGTCGATCGGCGCGCCGCGATTGCAGACGCATTTCGGCTTCTCGACGATCTGGTGACCACGGTATTCCCGATCGTCCGTGAAGACGTTTCCGTTGCGCACACGATCGCCAACGAGCAGCACGCACTCTCGGCGCGTGACTGCCTTCACTTGGCTGTCATGGAGCGTCGAGGGGTGAAGACGGCGCTGACCTGCGACACGGCGTTCGCGCTCAGGCCCGGGATCGAGTGCGTCCCGTAG
- a CDS encoding ABC transporter permease yields the protein MTGSVDAIPLTNLSLSLLPALVVLAILHRWSAGAGAALYGIGRMVAQLALVGYVLTFIFGTSHPAVVLGTLTVMLAAAGWISLRPVARRRRAVYPQALAAICASGLSTLALVTQGVLAAEPWHDPTVLIPLGGMVFAASMNAVSLSAERLDAELARGAPYVDARPIAMRSALIPQVNTLFAVGLVSLPGMMTGQILSGVSPLIAVRYQIMVMCMLFGAAGMSAAFFLALQRPRRGESPSTAP from the coding sequence ATGACCGGCTCCGTCGACGCGATTCCGCTCACGAACCTCAGTCTCTCCCTGCTGCCGGCGCTGGTGGTGCTCGCCATCCTCCACCGCTGGTCGGCCGGCGCCGGCGCCGCGCTGTACGGCATCGGACGCATGGTGGCGCAGCTCGCGCTGGTGGGCTACGTACTGACGTTCATCTTCGGCACGAGCCACCCGGCGGTCGTGCTCGGCACGCTGACGGTGATGCTCGCCGCGGCGGGCTGGATCTCCTTGCGGCCGGTGGCGCGCCGCCGCAGGGCGGTCTACCCGCAGGCCCTGGCCGCAATCTGCGCCAGCGGCCTGTCCACCCTCGCCCTCGTCACGCAGGGCGTCCTCGCGGCCGAGCCGTGGCACGACCCGACGGTCCTGATACCGCTGGGCGGCATGGTGTTCGCCGCCTCGATGAACGCGGTCAGCCTGTCGGCAGAGCGGCTCGACGCCGAGCTCGCCCGCGGGGCGCCGTACGTCGACGCACGCCCCATCGCCATGCGCTCCGCACTGATCCCGCAGGTCAACACGCTCTTCGCCGTCGGCCTCGTGTCGCTGCCGGGGATGATGACCGGCCAGATCCTGTCGGGCGTCTCCCCGCTGATAGCGGTGCGCTACCAGATCATGGTGATGTGCATGCTGTTCGGCGCGGCGGGCATGTCGGCGGCCTTCTTCCTGGCGCTGCAGCGGCCGCGGCGCGGCGAATCACCGTCGACGGCGCCTTGA